The following coding sequences lie in one Benincasa hispida cultivar B227 chromosome 6, ASM972705v1, whole genome shotgun sequence genomic window:
- the LOC120080323 gene encoding auxin response factor 19 isoform X1 gives MKAPPNGFLANSGEGERKNINSELWHACAGPLVSLPPVGSLVVYFPQGHSEQVAASMNKETDFIPNYPNLPSKLICMLHNVTLHADPETDEVYAQMTLQPVNKYEKEALLASDIGLKQSRQPAEFFCKTLTASDTSTHGGFSVPRRAAEKIFPPLDYSMQPPAQELVARDLHDNSWTFRHIYRGQPKRHLLTTGWSVFVSTKRLFAGDSVLFIRDEKSQLLLGIRRANRQQPALSSSVISSDSMHIGILASAAHAAANNSPFTIFYNPRASPSEFVIPLAKYNKAMYTQVSLGMRFRMMFETEESGVRRYMGTITGISDMDSVRWKNSQWRNLQVGWDESAAGERPNRVSIWEVEPVVTPFYICPPPFFRPKFPKQPGMPDDESDIENAFKRAMPWFGDDFGMKDAPSSIFPGLSLVQWMSMQHNNQFPAAQSGILPSMVAPSALNDDPSKLLSFQAPVLSSPNLQFSKANQLNQVGQLPPTAWSQQQQLQQLLQVPASQQLQQQQLPPQQELQQQQLQQLPQQQQLQSQQPQRQQQTSQSVLLNNSVTAANHLPNPSLQQPLVYSQLQQQQLLAGNIQSHQTSQPSNKNSFQTSLSEETQFQPQIEQQPSLLLRHQQPTQFQQAPLQLLQQSLSQRAQQQPQVQQFSQPIPTEQQLQLQLLQKLQQQQQPLLSPASPLLPPQLLQQQHVHQQNQQLPPLPLPNQQQFNTSGGSFQTEKLNSNGFASLGLMQSQQAPVTQSHNQFKPTTAIRAYSGLTDGDAPSCSTSPSTNNCPISVSNLLNKNQQGAATLGGDSVVEPATNPTQELQSKPDLRIKHEFPNSKGLDQLKYKSTVPDQLEASSSGTSYCLDAGTIQQTLPLPTCLDNDVQSHPRNNIPFSNSMDGLTPDTLLSRGYDSQKDLQNLLSNYGGGVPRDIETELSTAAISSQSFGVPNLPFKPGCSNDVNVNEAGALSGGLWANHSQRMRTYTKVQKRGSVGRCIDVTRYKGYDELRHDLARMFGIEGQLEDPQRTDWKLVYVDHENDILLVGDDPWEEFVSCVQSIKILSSAEVQQMSLDGNLGHIQAPNQACSGTDSGNAWRGQYDDNSAASFNR, from the exons GTGAAAGGAAGAATATTAATTCTGAGTTATGGCATGCTTGTGCTGGGCCTCTTGTTTCGTTACCTCCAGTCGGAAGTCTAGTGGTATACTTCCCTCAAGGCCACAGTGAACAA GTTGCAGCATCGATGAATAAGGAGACTGATTTCATTCCAAACTACCCTAACCTTCCTTCAAAGTTGATCTGCATGCTCCACAATGTCACATTACAT GCTGATCCTGAAACGGATGAAGTGTATGCACAAATGACCCTTCAACCAGTGAATAAA TATGAAAAAGAAGCTTTATTGGCATCTGATATTGGCCTCAAACAAAGCAGGCAGCCTGCAGAATTCTTCTGCAAAACTCTAACAGCTAGTGACACCAGCACTCATGGTGGATTTTCTGTGCCTCGTCGTGCAGCTGAGAAGATTTTCCCCCCATTA GACTACTCGATGCAACCCCCTGCTCAGGAATTAGTGGCTAGAGATTTGCATGATAATTCATGGACATTCAGACATATTTACCGCG GCCAACCAAAACGACACCTTCTGACCACTGGTTGGAGTGTTTTTGTTAGCACAAAACGACTCTTTGCTGGGGATTCTGTGCTCTTTATTAG AGATGAAAAGTCACAGCTTCTCTTAGGCATAAGGCGTGCTAACAGGCAGCAGCCAGCTCTCTCTTCGTCGGTCATATCAAGTGATAGCATGCACATAGGAATTCTTGCTTCTGCTGCTCATGCTGCTGCAAATAACAGTCCTTTTACCATATTTTACAACCCTAG GGCCAGTCCTTCTGAATTTGTGATACCTTTGGCCAAGTATAATAAAGCAATGTATACACAAGTTTCGCTTGGCATGCGATTTAGGATGATGTTTGAAACTGAGGAGTCGGGAGTACGCAGATATATGGGTACGATTACTGGTATCAGCGACATGGATTCTGTGCGATGGAAAAATTCACAGTGGCGCAATCTTCAG GTTGGATGGGATGAATCAGCAGCTGGTGAACGACCTAACCGAGTTTCAATATGGGAAGTTGAGCCTGTTGTGACTCCCTTTTACATATGTCCGCCTCCATTTTTCAGACCCAAATTCCCTAAACAACCAGGGATGCCAG ATGATGAATCTGATATTGAAAATGCTTTTAAGAGAGCCATGCCATGGTTTGGTGATGACTTTGGCATGAAAGATGCACCAAGCTCAATCTTTCCTGGTTTAAGTTTAGTGCAGTGGATGAGCATGCAACATAATAATCAGTTCCCAGCAGCTCAATCTGGAATTTTGCCGTCCATGGTTGCTCCTAGTGCTCTGAATGATGACCCATCCAAATTATTGAGTTTTCAAGCACCAGTACTGTCTTCACCAAATCTCCAATTCAGCAAAGCAAATCAACTGAACCAAGTTGGCCAGTTGCCTCCAACTGCATGGTCTCAACAGCAGCAGCTTCAGCAATTATTACAAGTTCCTGCAAGCCAACAGTTACAGCAGCAGCAGTTGCCACCCCAGCAGGAACTACAGCAGCAACAACTGCAGCAGCTGCCCCAGCAGCAGCAACTCCAGTCACAACAGCCACAACGGCAACAGCAGACCTCGCAATCTGTTCTTCTGAACAACAGTGTAACCGCTGCTAACCATTTGCCAAATCCAAGTTTGCAACAACCACTTGTATACTCTCAGCTACAACAACAACAATTGCTTGCAGGCAATATTCAATCACATCAAACCAGCCAACCATCTAATAAGAATTCATTTCAGACATCTTTATCGGAAGAAACACAGTTTCAGCCACAAATAGAGCAGCAACCTAGCCTTCTTCTGAGACACCAGCAGCCAACACAATTTCAACAGGCCCCACTACAATTATTGCAACAAAGTCTGTCTCAAAGAGCACAACAGCAGCCACAAGTTCAGCAATTTTCACAGCCAATCCCAACTGAGCAACAACTTCAATTGCAGCTGCTACAGAAGCTGCAGCAGCAGCAGCAACCATTGCTCTCCCCAGCTAGCCCACTATTACCACCTCAGCTGCTACAGCAGCAGCACGTTCATCAGCAAAACCAGCAGTTACCACCATTGCCGTTGCCCAATCAGCAGCAGTTCAATACTAGTGGAGGCAGCTTCCAAACAGAAAAACTTAACAGCAATGGCTTCGCAAGTTTAGGTCTCATGCAGTCCCAGCAGGCTCCTGTAACCCAATCCCATAATCAATTCAAACCAACCACGGCAATTAGAGCATACTCTGGACTGACCGATGGAGATGCTCCGTCTTGTTCAACCTCACCTTCCACTAATAATTGCCCCATTTCAGTATCAAACCTGCTCAATAAGAACCAGCAAGGAGCAGCCACACTTGGTGGAGATTCAGTAGTTGAGCCTGCAACTAACCCGACACAGGAGCTACAGAGCAAACCTGATTTGCGGATCAAACATGAGTTTCCTAACTCAAAAGGATTAGaccaactaaaatataaaagtaCTGTTCCTGACCAGTTAGAAGCGTCTTCTTCTGGGACATCATATTGTTTGGATGCTGGCACTATTCAGCAGACTCTCCCACTCCCTACATGTTTGGATAATGATGTACAATCACATCCACGTAACAATATCCCTTTCAGTAATAGCATGGATGGATTGACACCAGATACCTTATTGTCGAGGGGATATGACTCTCAAAAAGATCTTCAGAACTTACTTTCTAACTATGGTGGGGGTGTGCCAAGAGATATTGAAACAGAGTTGTCCACTGCTGCAATCAGCTCACAGTCATTTGGGGTTCCGAACCTGCCTTTCAAGCCTGGCTGCTCAAATGATGTCAACGTAAATGAAGCTGGAGCTTTGAGTGGTGGATTGTGGGCAAACCACAGTCAACGTATGCGTACATATACAAAG GTTCAAAAGCGTGGATCAGTGGGTAGATGTATCGATGTCACTCGCTACAAAGGATATGACGAGCTTAGGCATGATCTTGCCCGCATGTTTGGCATTGAAGGGCAGTTAGAAGATCCTCAACGAACTGATTGGAAACTTGTTTATGTAGACCATGAAAATGATATACTTCTAGTTGGTGATGATCCTTGGGA GGAGTTTGTGAGCTGTGTTCAGAGCATAAAAATCCTGTCATCCGCTGAAGTACAGCAGATGAGTTTGGATGGGAATTTGGGTCACATTCAG
- the LOC120080323 gene encoding auxin response factor 19 isoform X2, with protein MQPPAQELVARDLHDNSWTFRHIYRGQPKRHLLTTGWSVFVSTKRLFAGDSVLFIRDEKSQLLLGIRRANRQQPALSSSVISSDSMHIGILASAAHAAANNSPFTIFYNPRASPSEFVIPLAKYNKAMYTQVSLGMRFRMMFETEESGVRRYMGTITGISDMDSVRWKNSQWRNLQVGWDESAAGERPNRVSIWEVEPVVTPFYICPPPFFRPKFPKQPGMPDDESDIENAFKRAMPWFGDDFGMKDAPSSIFPGLSLVQWMSMQHNNQFPAAQSGILPSMVAPSALNDDPSKLLSFQAPVLSSPNLQFSKANQLNQVGQLPPTAWSQQQQLQQLLQVPASQQLQQQQLPPQQELQQQQLQQLPQQQQLQSQQPQRQQQTSQSVLLNNSVTAANHLPNPSLQQPLVYSQLQQQQLLAGNIQSHQTSQPSNKNSFQTSLSEETQFQPQIEQQPSLLLRHQQPTQFQQAPLQLLQQSLSQRAQQQPQVQQFSQPIPTEQQLQLQLLQKLQQQQQPLLSPASPLLPPQLLQQQHVHQQNQQLPPLPLPNQQQFNTSGGSFQTEKLNSNGFASLGLMQSQQAPVTQSHNQFKPTTAIRAYSGLTDGDAPSCSTSPSTNNCPISVSNLLNKNQQGAATLGGDSVVEPATNPTQELQSKPDLRIKHEFPNSKGLDQLKYKSTVPDQLEASSSGTSYCLDAGTIQQTLPLPTCLDNDVQSHPRNNIPFSNSMDGLTPDTLLSRGYDSQKDLQNLLSNYGGGVPRDIETELSTAAISSQSFGVPNLPFKPGCSNDVNVNEAGALSGGLWANHSQRMRTYTKVQKRGSVGRCIDVTRYKGYDELRHDLARMFGIEGQLEDPQRTDWKLVYVDHENDILLVGDDPWEEFVSCVQSIKILSSAEVQQMSLDGNLGHIQAPNQACSGTDSGNAWRGQYDDNSAASFNR; from the exons ATGCAACCCCCTGCTCAGGAATTAGTGGCTAGAGATTTGCATGATAATTCATGGACATTCAGACATATTTACCGCG GCCAACCAAAACGACACCTTCTGACCACTGGTTGGAGTGTTTTTGTTAGCACAAAACGACTCTTTGCTGGGGATTCTGTGCTCTTTATTAG AGATGAAAAGTCACAGCTTCTCTTAGGCATAAGGCGTGCTAACAGGCAGCAGCCAGCTCTCTCTTCGTCGGTCATATCAAGTGATAGCATGCACATAGGAATTCTTGCTTCTGCTGCTCATGCTGCTGCAAATAACAGTCCTTTTACCATATTTTACAACCCTAG GGCCAGTCCTTCTGAATTTGTGATACCTTTGGCCAAGTATAATAAAGCAATGTATACACAAGTTTCGCTTGGCATGCGATTTAGGATGATGTTTGAAACTGAGGAGTCGGGAGTACGCAGATATATGGGTACGATTACTGGTATCAGCGACATGGATTCTGTGCGATGGAAAAATTCACAGTGGCGCAATCTTCAG GTTGGATGGGATGAATCAGCAGCTGGTGAACGACCTAACCGAGTTTCAATATGGGAAGTTGAGCCTGTTGTGACTCCCTTTTACATATGTCCGCCTCCATTTTTCAGACCCAAATTCCCTAAACAACCAGGGATGCCAG ATGATGAATCTGATATTGAAAATGCTTTTAAGAGAGCCATGCCATGGTTTGGTGATGACTTTGGCATGAAAGATGCACCAAGCTCAATCTTTCCTGGTTTAAGTTTAGTGCAGTGGATGAGCATGCAACATAATAATCAGTTCCCAGCAGCTCAATCTGGAATTTTGCCGTCCATGGTTGCTCCTAGTGCTCTGAATGATGACCCATCCAAATTATTGAGTTTTCAAGCACCAGTACTGTCTTCACCAAATCTCCAATTCAGCAAAGCAAATCAACTGAACCAAGTTGGCCAGTTGCCTCCAACTGCATGGTCTCAACAGCAGCAGCTTCAGCAATTATTACAAGTTCCTGCAAGCCAACAGTTACAGCAGCAGCAGTTGCCACCCCAGCAGGAACTACAGCAGCAACAACTGCAGCAGCTGCCCCAGCAGCAGCAACTCCAGTCACAACAGCCACAACGGCAACAGCAGACCTCGCAATCTGTTCTTCTGAACAACAGTGTAACCGCTGCTAACCATTTGCCAAATCCAAGTTTGCAACAACCACTTGTATACTCTCAGCTACAACAACAACAATTGCTTGCAGGCAATATTCAATCACATCAAACCAGCCAACCATCTAATAAGAATTCATTTCAGACATCTTTATCGGAAGAAACACAGTTTCAGCCACAAATAGAGCAGCAACCTAGCCTTCTTCTGAGACACCAGCAGCCAACACAATTTCAACAGGCCCCACTACAATTATTGCAACAAAGTCTGTCTCAAAGAGCACAACAGCAGCCACAAGTTCAGCAATTTTCACAGCCAATCCCAACTGAGCAACAACTTCAATTGCAGCTGCTACAGAAGCTGCAGCAGCAGCAGCAACCATTGCTCTCCCCAGCTAGCCCACTATTACCACCTCAGCTGCTACAGCAGCAGCACGTTCATCAGCAAAACCAGCAGTTACCACCATTGCCGTTGCCCAATCAGCAGCAGTTCAATACTAGTGGAGGCAGCTTCCAAACAGAAAAACTTAACAGCAATGGCTTCGCAAGTTTAGGTCTCATGCAGTCCCAGCAGGCTCCTGTAACCCAATCCCATAATCAATTCAAACCAACCACGGCAATTAGAGCATACTCTGGACTGACCGATGGAGATGCTCCGTCTTGTTCAACCTCACCTTCCACTAATAATTGCCCCATTTCAGTATCAAACCTGCTCAATAAGAACCAGCAAGGAGCAGCCACACTTGGTGGAGATTCAGTAGTTGAGCCTGCAACTAACCCGACACAGGAGCTACAGAGCAAACCTGATTTGCGGATCAAACATGAGTTTCCTAACTCAAAAGGATTAGaccaactaaaatataaaagtaCTGTTCCTGACCAGTTAGAAGCGTCTTCTTCTGGGACATCATATTGTTTGGATGCTGGCACTATTCAGCAGACTCTCCCACTCCCTACATGTTTGGATAATGATGTACAATCACATCCACGTAACAATATCCCTTTCAGTAATAGCATGGATGGATTGACACCAGATACCTTATTGTCGAGGGGATATGACTCTCAAAAAGATCTTCAGAACTTACTTTCTAACTATGGTGGGGGTGTGCCAAGAGATATTGAAACAGAGTTGTCCACTGCTGCAATCAGCTCACAGTCATTTGGGGTTCCGAACCTGCCTTTCAAGCCTGGCTGCTCAAATGATGTCAACGTAAATGAAGCTGGAGCTTTGAGTGGTGGATTGTGGGCAAACCACAGTCAACGTATGCGTACATATACAAAG GTTCAAAAGCGTGGATCAGTGGGTAGATGTATCGATGTCACTCGCTACAAAGGATATGACGAGCTTAGGCATGATCTTGCCCGCATGTTTGGCATTGAAGGGCAGTTAGAAGATCCTCAACGAACTGATTGGAAACTTGTTTATGTAGACCATGAAAATGATATACTTCTAGTTGGTGATGATCCTTGGGA GGAGTTTGTGAGCTGTGTTCAGAGCATAAAAATCCTGTCATCCGCTGAAGTACAGCAGATGAGTTTGGATGGGAATTTGGGTCACATTCAG